In the genome of Rhizobium sp. NZLR1, the window CCGAAGGCGCTTTCCGGCGGCCAGCGCCAGCGCGTCGCCATGGGCCGCGCCATCGTGCGCCAACCGAAGGCCTTCCTGTTCGACGAACCGCTTTCCAACCTCGATGCGCGCCTGCGCGAACAGATGCGCGCCGAAATCAAGAAACTGCATGGCGACCTGAAGGCGACCTCGATCTACGTCACCCACGACCAGATCGAGGCGATGACGCTGGCGGACCGGATCGTCGCCATGCATGGCGGCGTCGTCCAGCAGGTCGGCAGTCCCCTGGAACTTTATGACCGCCCTGCCAATCTTTTTGTCGCCGGCTTCATCGGCTCGCCGGGAATGAATTTCCTCGAGGCGAGCTATGTCGAAGGCGGCGTCAAGCTGCAGGACGGCACGATCGTGCCGCTGGCAAAGCCGCTGCCGCTGGGAGACGGCGCCAAGGTGACGCTCGGCATCCGGCCGGAGCACGTGCTGATGACCAATGATGGGGCAGGACTTGCCACCGATGTCGAACTCGTCGAACCCACCGGTTTCGGCATCATCCTGCACCTTGCCCTGCACGGCCTGCCGTTCAAGATCTTCACGCTCGATCGCGAAGCGCTGAAGGCAGGCCCGAAGGTGAACGTGGCCTTCCCGGCCCAGTATCTGCACGTCTTCGACGGCGAGGGAAAGCGCATCGACTGAACGGCAATTCTCTCGCGTCGCGAGCGGAAAAATCTTTTGCCGCATCCTCCGCGAGGATTATATCTCTCGGGTGATCTTTCTGGATTGGATGCCATGACCGATACCGTTCTCGACCGCTTTCTCCGTTATACCGTTATCGACACGCAATCCGATC includes:
- the ugpC gene encoding sn-glycerol-3-phosphate ABC transporter ATP-binding protein UgpC gives rise to the protein MASIDIQNIRKAYGHVQVLHGVDLEIKDGEFVVLVGPSGCGKSTLLRMIAGLEEVTSGEIRIAGARVNELHPKDRDIAMVFQSYALYPHMNVAGNMSYSLKLRKTAKEKIASAVASAAAKLGLDPLLERRPKALSGGQRQRVAMGRAIVRQPKAFLFDEPLSNLDARLREQMRAEIKKLHGDLKATSIYVTHDQIEAMTLADRIVAMHGGVVQQVGSPLELYDRPANLFVAGFIGSPGMNFLEASYVEGGVKLQDGTIVPLAKPLPLGDGAKVTLGIRPEHVLMTNDGAGLATDVELVEPTGFGIILHLALHGLPFKIFTLDREALKAGPKVNVAFPAQYLHVFDGEGKRID